In a single window of the Amycolatopsis sp. cg5 genome:
- a CDS encoding glycosyltransferase family 87 protein, which produces MPDDQSTALEAGVPLSLGLDERVAPSRTDPLAAAVTRPIGGPLGEHAAVGRHWFWSPQRVGLLLAVLALVASWFGKSACIQSYTDGDGHAALDWRAGRPYVAMCYSDLVPLYSAEKLNQPGTFPYATAWNDDTGTQLKYMEYPVVTGLFQWINAKLTAGILAMFPGSLPVAIYFNLSALWLSLFWLLAVWATSRSNRRRPWDAVLVAVSPLMLVHAFTNFDTIGAGLTAVGILAWARKKPVAAGVLLGLAAAAKLYPLLLLGPLFVLCLRAGKTRAWLVTATATAATWLVVNAPFALFMRDGWQEFFRLSVLRPVDPDSIYNVVSYLTGWPGFDGVLAKGETPNVLNVVIVVVFMACCAAITYMTLTAPRRPRVGQLFFLVVAAFLLTGKVWNPQYSLWLVPLAVLAIPRWRPLLAWMVLDALVWAPRMFYYLGVDNKGLPESWFLGTVVVRDLALIGLCVLVVREIYRPSTDLVRLHGDDDPIGGFLDGAPDRFVVLSRRREALA; this is translated from the coding sequence GTGCCAGACGATCAGAGCACCGCGCTGGAAGCGGGAGTGCCACTCTCGCTCGGTCTCGACGAGCGGGTGGCGCCGAGCCGCACCGATCCGCTCGCGGCGGCGGTGACGAGACCGATCGGCGGGCCGCTCGGCGAGCACGCCGCGGTCGGCAGGCACTGGTTCTGGTCCCCGCAGCGGGTCGGGCTGCTGCTCGCCGTGCTGGCACTGGTCGCGAGCTGGTTCGGCAAGTCGGCGTGCATCCAGTCCTACACCGACGGCGACGGCCACGCCGCGCTCGACTGGCGAGCGGGCCGTCCGTACGTCGCGATGTGTTACTCCGACCTCGTGCCGCTCTACTCGGCCGAGAAGCTCAACCAGCCGGGCACCTTCCCGTACGCGACCGCGTGGAACGACGACACCGGCACGCAGCTCAAGTACATGGAGTACCCGGTGGTCACCGGGTTGTTCCAGTGGATCAACGCGAAGCTGACCGCGGGCATACTCGCGATGTTCCCCGGCTCGCTGCCGGTGGCGATCTACTTCAATCTCTCCGCGTTGTGGCTGAGCCTGTTCTGGCTGCTGGCCGTCTGGGCGACCAGCCGATCCAACCGGCGACGGCCGTGGGACGCGGTGCTCGTCGCGGTCTCACCGCTGATGCTGGTGCACGCGTTCACCAACTTCGACACGATCGGCGCCGGGCTCACCGCGGTCGGCATCCTCGCCTGGGCACGCAAGAAGCCGGTGGCCGCCGGCGTGCTGCTCGGGCTGGCCGCGGCGGCGAAGCTGTATCCGCTGCTGCTGCTCGGACCGCTGTTCGTGCTGTGCCTGCGTGCCGGGAAGACCCGCGCGTGGCTGGTCACCGCGACCGCGACCGCGGCCACCTGGTTGGTGGTCAACGCGCCGTTCGCGCTGTTCATGCGTGACGGCTGGCAGGAGTTCTTCCGGCTCAGCGTGCTGCGGCCGGTGGACCCCGACTCGATCTACAACGTGGTCTCGTACCTGACCGGCTGGCCCGGCTTCGACGGCGTCCTCGCGAAAGGCGAGACGCCGAACGTGCTCAACGTGGTCATCGTCGTGGTGTTCATGGCCTGCTGCGCGGCCATCACCTACATGACGCTGACCGCGCCGAGACGACCTCGCGTCGGACAGCTGTTCTTCCTGGTGGTGGCCGCTTTCCTGCTCACCGGCAAGGTGTGGAACCCGCAGTACTCGCTGTGGCTCGTCCCGCTCGCGGTGCTCGCCATCCCGCGCTGGCGGCCGCTGCTCGCCTGGATGGTGCTCGACGCGCTCGTCTGGGCGCCGCGGATGTTCTATTACCTCGGCGTCGACAACAAGGGCCTGCCGGAGAGCTGGTTCCTGGGCACGGTCGTGGTCCGCGACCTGGCGCTGATCGGGCTCTGCGTGCTGGTCGTGCGCGAGATCTACCGGCCGTCGACCGATCTCGTCCGGCTGCACGGCGACGACGACCCCATCGGGGGCTTCCTCGACGGAGCCCCCGACAGGTTCGTCGTGCTGTCACGCCGCCGCGAGGCGCTCGCGTAG